The Paenibacillus spongiae nucleotide sequence CTCCAGCGCGAAGCCCTGTCCGCCGAATGGTTTGTATAGCGGCTTCCAACTGCTACAGACTCGTGAGATGGAGCATTGAGTATCGTCAACTGTATGACTGGATCTCAGGTTTACCCAACTATATTAAGGGTTTACTGCCTGAATTAAGATGCGAAAGTTGAGTTCATAACAATTCGCCCTCATTATTGCATTTGAAATAAGCATATCAAAAAACAGTTAATGACACTAAACTGGCCGGTTGCTTCAATGATGAAAGGAGCAGCTGCCGCGGCAATATGCTCCTTGTTTCGTTCAACTAATGATCCTCGTTAACAACAAATTATCTCTTTACGCAAAATGATCAAGCTTCGGTCATATACCTGCAGGAAGGCGTTATGTGGAAACAGAAGGATATTCAGGCGGGAGCAGGTGGATGAGTTCATTCTCGAAAATGAGCAGATTCGGGTCGGCGTTCCATCCTTTTTTATGCCATCATCATATGTTTGCGAGGAGTTGATCGGTATGGAGCCTACATATGAGAAGAAAAATGCCGTTTGGCTCAAAGCTCCTGAGCGCAAAACGGTTTTGCATTGGCCGGAAGAGATGCGGTTCGAGCTGCCGTTTTTCGGCAAGGACGATTCACTCTTGTACTTCAGCAAATTCTGGTACGAGAAATGGTACACGCCGACGCAATATCACGACTATTTCGAAATGTGCTACGTCTGTGAAGGAAACGGCTGGTTCATTCTAGAGGGGATTCGATTCCCAGTGCGGGCAGGGGATATTTTCGTTACGAAGCCGGGCGAGATTCATTGCGGTGGCTCGTCGGACGGCACTGCCTTCCGTGTCTACGCTCTCGCTTTTCGGTTCGAGCAGTTCACCGATCTGGAGCAGGGGTTCTACAAGTTAAACGTTGGGCGTATCTGCAACGATCACAGTCGGTCGATCCGGCAGACGCTGGATCGCCTCTTCGACGAATTAATAGCGGACGCACCCTATGCCCATCACCAGGTACGGAATTTGCTTGGTGTCGTTCTCGTCGAAGTGCTGCGGCTGTACCAATCGCAGACGACGGACAGTCAGGGAAAGAACCGGCTGTCGCCGATCGTGCTCCAGGCGCTAGGCCATGTCCACACCAGCGAGCCGCATATTGATCGGACCGCCAATCTGGCCAGGCGGATCGGTGTCAGTCGCTCCCATCTGGACCGGGAATTCAAACGGCAGATGGGTGTCGCGTTGGGCGAATACATGCGCGGCGTATGGCTGGAGCGTGCCAAACGCGCGCTGCGGGAAACAGATCGGACCGTGACCGAGATCGCCGAACAGCTGCAGTTCGAGTCGCTCCAGGCGTTTTGTGTCTTTTTCAAGCGGCATACGGGCGTTTCACCCCACCGGTACCGGCTGTCCCCAGAGCCGATAAATGAGGAAAAACGTTAACTTTTACGAGAAATAAGCTACTGCGTTTCGGTTCCCCTGTCTTTATAATCAAATCAAAACTTACAAACAGGGAAGGGGAAATCGAACGTGCCCCGATATTTTAGCTCCGAACAAGCGCTCAACAAGCTGAGACTGTTTTTCTCGTTGGAATACGATCTGCTGCGCCATGCGATCGGGTATTGCCCACTCATTCCTCGTTACGAGGACAAATGCCGATTCGTCCGTCACGTCTACGAAGATTTGAAGCGTGCGAGGTCGCTCCGTGAGCGGGTGCAGGATTTCGGTGTGGCATTCCCGGAGAAGCGGCTCGACGCCTCGTGGACGAATCTAGTCCGCCATCTGATGAGCGCGCAGGATGCCGATTATTTCATCCCTGCGCTGTATCGCGTCATCAAGGTCGAGCAAGCCGAGGCGTACCGGACCTACTTACAGCATACGCTGCGACTGAATGACGCACCATCGGTCGACGTCTTCGAAGACCATTTGCCGGCGCTGGAGAAGCAGCTTGCCTGGGGCAAGCAGTATTTTGAAGCAGGCGACATCTCCGCCGCCAAGGAGCAGGAAATCGAGCGGTTCGAGGATGGTCTGCGTGAGCATATCCGTCTACTCGGCTCATTGTACGGGGGAAACCTACTTCCGGAGGCAGCCTCGCTTCCCGACTATGAAGAATTTGTCACGCCGACGGAGATGGAACTGGAGCCGCGGTTCGTCTGGCGCAGCGCGGAGCGCATCCAGGATGCGGTTTACAAGGCGGAGGAGCATCCGGCTCATCATTCGTATACCCATTTCACCGAGCTGCCGGTCATCGATCTGGTGGCGAATATCGTGTACGACGGCCGCCACATGCCTTTCGAGTATATCGCTGATTTTATTCGTCAGTGCTGGGACGAAGTGCGCCACTCGCAGATGGGCTTCTCGCGGCTGCGCTCGATGGGAATCAATCCGTACGAAGTGCCGATTCCTGTTGGCCACTACACTGCCTACACTTCCACCGGGCTGCTCGAACGGATAGCTGCCTTGACGCAAGTAGGAGAAGCTTGCTCCTTCGTCCCGAAAAAACAGTGGATAAAGATGGCGGTCGATCAACACGACCTGTTAACCGCCCTTGAGCATGATTTCGATGTCGTAGACGAAAAAAATCATGTGAAATTCGGTTCGAAATGGATGAAAGAATTGATTAGCTCCACCGGCGAGACGCGCGATTTCAAGACGATTGTGGCCGATGCGGAATGGAAGGTGCGCGAAGCGATGAACGAGCTTAAGAAGCAGAAGGGCGAGAAGTGGGAGGCGGAACTCGGTCCACGGTTCGAAAGTTGCCAGGGAACAGACTCACCGCTAAATCTAGCACCGAATATTATCATTGCCTAGAGGAACGGTCAGGCTGAGTTGGCGGCAGAACAGGTATAAAATGAGCAGGCGCCGCGGCGCCTGCTCGTCGATATGTTCTATTTAAACTAACGTTCTCTGTTAGCGGAACGAGTTATATTACCGTTAAAATTTGATTTTTATGATGAGTGTCGTGATCGTTAAATTCGTGAATGATGTAAAGCAGAGAATAGGGTGTGCCGGTGTGCGGGCAAGTTTCTACTCCGTTCGCGGTAACATGCTTAGCAACAACATCAGGATCGGCTAACAGTATTTCAACCAGATGAAGACGGGTTTGCATAAATTCGTCGAGCAGACGATCTTTAGAAATTCCCGATCTGGCGTGTTCATAAGCTATCTTGTTAAATGAATCGAAATCTGGAAATACCATTCCTTCATCATTTTTAATCGCTGGGATAATCGTAGTGATGAGGTAAGTATCCCAATTTTTAAGATGCGAAATTATTTCTCCTACTGATGCTTTTCCTTCAGAAATAGGTTGTAACCAAATGCTCTCGTGTACATCATGTAAGGTATCCGCCCACTCTGTAAATTCTTTATACCGAAGAATCGTACTTTTTCCCAAGCTAATCATATGGCACCTCCATTTCATATTACCATAATACCGAATGTACGTTCGTTAGTGAAGGTGCAATTTCTTGTCGGATAAGTATCGGTTACAGATAAGGCCTTACAGGAGTCCTTACGGCTCGATCGTGTCCCGTCAGTTGAATGACACTCAAATTTTTTCTGCGATTATGATAAATGTTTTTGGGATGCCTTTATCAAATACAACTGAAGATTGGTTGGGCAGTTCTTCCAGGGTGCTTATATACAATCCCTCACTAGCAATAGATGTAATGATTTCTCCGAGTGTCCAGTTTCGCAAAAGCACTTTTTGTACATCATTGCTTACTTCTGTAAGAAACTTAGAAAAAGCAACTTCCTTTTCCTCGAGGGTTGTGTCAAAATAATCCCCTGTTACTTTATGTTTTCTAATATTCGCAGTAGTCCCTTTTGAGGTTATTAATTTTGTAGTAACGGGGTGGAAATCTTGAAGCACAAGAAGACCTCCCTTACGCAGGAGTGCCTGTACCACACGGAACAACTGTCTTAATTCCTGAAAATAGTGAAGGATACCATGCTCCATATACACAATATCGAAGTCATTAGTTAATAAATCTATCGGTAACTTTAATACATCCGAAAGAATGTACTGTATTTGAACTCCCGACTCATCCGCCAGTTCCATTGCATACTTCTTATTTTCAGATGAAAAATCCACCACGGTGACATTAGCGCCTAATAAAGCTAAAGCTATTGCTTTATTTCCATTGGAACCTAACAAATTGGCTATTTTCTTACCATTAACATCCCCCATGTACTCGATAACTTTGCCAATTCTTTTTATAGGTTCTTCTTTTAGCTTTTTCGCCGCTTCACTTGGGGAGCCAAATCGATTGACCCATGCTTGGTATGCTCTTCCTGTATTCCACGAATCTTGATTTTGCTGAAAAGGCTGCAATCAAATCCCTCCGCCGAACTGATACAAATTGCAATATCCTTCAAAACTAATTACACTAGCCTATCCGTCCCTCGGTTTCATTCTTCTGCATTCATACTCCACAAATTCCTTGGAGGTTCACCATCCCACGACTCTACGGGTCTATGCCCTTGCAATCCTTCGTTACACCTGACCAAGGCGTGGAGATCGATACCTAGGGTTGAATAATTTATAGTATTAGACACTACAGATGGTTAAAAAGCCACATTATGAGTATGCGGAATATAGAATTTTCAATATTTGTTCTATTCCTGCAATCCAATTAATATAACAGCCTTAATTTCAGATTTATGGTACTACGCCCACGAGATTATATACAGATAATTAATAAATATACTGAACATTACTGCTCATTCGTTCAATCGACGAGAAGAACGTGAAAAGGGTCCGCCGCGGCGGACCCTTTTGCTGTTTCATTGAACTATCGTACCCGTTAGCATTCCTGTAGATGGATTAATTCCGTCTTTGCAAAAGAAAAGCGCCTCGGTACGATGGGAGTACGCAACGGGTCATAGCCCTTTAAAATCCCATCATCCAGGAGGACGCTCTACTATGAAGTTTAAACCGCAGGACAAACAAAATCAACTCATTGAAAAAATTACTGCTCAGCACCTCGTCGTCGGGATCGACATCGCCCAACAAACGCATGTCGCGCGTGCTGTTAACTTTCGTGGAATCGTCATCGGTCATCCATTATCCTTTTCAAATGATGAAGAAGGATTTCAAAATCTTCTAAGTTGGATCCGTTCCCTGCAAGCCGCGAACGACCTTAACGCGGCTATTGTTGGTATGGAACCAACCGGTCATTACTGGCTTAACGTCTCTAGGTGGCTCTCCGAGCGTCAATTCGAAGTGGTTCTCGTCAATCCTCATCTTGTAAAAAAGAATAAGGAAAACCGCGACAATACGCCATCCAAGAGCGACAAAAAGGATGCTCTAGTCATTGCCGACATGGTCAAGAACGGCTACTACTCATTCATTCGCAATACGCCAGAAGCCTTTGAAGAACTACGTGTCTTTCTCTCAAACCGCGACTCTGTCGTGACGAGGCTCGTTAGCGCAAAGAACCAAATCCATCGTTGGGTTGACGTTGTTTTCCCGGAGCTGCGTCAGGTCTTTAAGAGCCTCATGTGCACGGGTTCGTTGGCCACGCTTCGTCTTTTCCCTACACCTGAAGAGCTCCGGAAATTACAGCCCCAAGACATCATTGCAGGCTGGAAATCGCTGATGAAACGTCACTCTGGAGAACGAAAAGCTCGTGCTCTTATCGCGCTTGCTAACAGCTCTGTTGGTTCTAAACAAGCCACGCAAGCTTACAAGCTTCACTTGAAACAGTTACTTGATGAGTACGACCTTGCTAGTCGACAGCTCCAAACGGTCGAGACAGAAATCATTGCCGTGTTAGATCGCATTCCTTTTGCTAAATCTATGCTTGCTGTCAAAGGGATCAGCGCCATTTCACTTGCTGGTATTCTAGGTGAGGCTGGGGATTTAAGCGGATTTGTTCACGGCAATGCCCTGCTGCGTCATGCTGGACTCAACCTCGCAGAAGCAAGCTCTGGCAAATGGACCGGACAGATGAAGATTAGCAAACGTGGGAGAGCTCGCCTCCGTCGTTTCATCTTCATGATGACCATGAGTTTGGTGATGAACAATCCGGAATTCCAAGCTATGCATACACACAATGTACAGGTGAAGAAGATGAGGAAAATGAGGTCCATTATGAAACTATGTGGGAAACTTGCTCGCATACTGGTTGGAATGGCTCGGCGTGGCGAAGTCTACAATCCACAAAAGACATTCCCCATGCAAGTAGCTGCATAAACAGAACCTACCGTTTCGTTGCACGAGTTTTGGCTTATTCGCGGGATTTCAAAAGAAAGCACGGAGTACCGGATGTATTAAACCAAAGGGCACCGACCCGTACCGTTAGCAAGACCGGCCTCCACCCCTTGGACAGGCGTAACGAAGGAATGAGAGGGCAAAGACCTGTTGAGACATGGGAGTGAAAACCTCCAGGGGCGGCGTGGAGAAAGCGTGCAGTATATGGAAGAATATGGGGTAGCGATCTCCCCCTCTATTTCCTCACGCCTTCATGTTGTCCTGGTCTACTACAAGGGTTCTCTTACACTCTTCTGTAATTCTAGTAAGGGTGAAATCCTGCGAATAAGCGAGCATTTGTGAGATAACTAAATCGTACCGAGGGAGTTTAATGAACCTCTATTATGCATTTGAATAATTAATCGAGACCACTCCTGGTTTACCTACGGAACGAAGGAGTACCCCAAGTACCCGAAGAAGAACTTCGGCTCGTGCTCCTAGTTTGTATCCTCCCTTAGTTGTACGGAAAAAAGTATCTTTATATACTAAAAGTGAGACCTTTACATCTAAAGTAATCTTCAGCTTGTTTAATTCTTTTCCAATATACTCAACAAAAAGTTCATAACGTCTCTTTAACCATTCAAATGACCTACTCATGATGTTTGTAATTATACATGTATGAGTGATCCGGTAGGACGTCCAAATTTTTTTGAAAATATCCCAACCTTTATTTCGCCTGGCACACTATTTGATTGTCAGGAATTACAGATGCAACTACGGAGGCAAAAAATGAATTCAATCGGGAAGAACGGAAAAGAAGCGGCGGAAGCGATTCGGAATTATGTCAAGCCGATTTTCGGTTTTGCGTTGAACCGGGTCAAGCAGCGGGCGGAGGCGGAGGATCTGGCTCAGGAGATTATGCTGCAGTTGTTGAAATCCTTCTCCGGGGTGCGGGACATTAGATGCCTTGAGGCTTACGTCTGGACGGTTGCCCGATACACTTGGGTGAATTGGTTGAAAAAGCGTGCGCACGCTCCCCAAGCGATCGAAATCAACGGCATGTCCGAACTGTCGGCCGCCCCTTCCCGGGAGCCGCTTGACCGGCTGCTGGTAACCGAAGCTTACCGCGAGCTGCGCCGGGAAGTCGCGTTTCTGTCCGACATCCATCGCCGGATCGTGGTCATGCATTACTACGACGAGCTTAAAATCGGCGATGTCGCGATTGCTCTGAACATTCCTGTCAACACGGTGAAGTGGCATTTGAGCGAGGCCAAAAAGGAGTTAAGGAAAGGGATGAAACGTATGCGTGCAACAGGAACTTTGAGTGTCAATCCGGTCAGCATGGGGGAAATGGGCCATTCCGGTTCGGCCGGCAGACTGGGCGAAACCAACGATTTTCTTGGACGCGCCTTGGCGCAAAATATCGTTTACGCGGCTTATCACAAGGCGCGTACCGTACATCAAATCGCGGAGGAGCTCGGAATGCCGCCGTCTTTGCTGGAAGGCGAAGTCCGGCACCTGGCCGATTACAATTTTCTCATCCAAACCTCTCCCGGCAAATATCAAAGCAATACCATCGTCTGGGACCTCTTCGAGTTGGTCGTAGCCGGTCATCGATTCTGGCAAGATTGCGCCGCCGAAGTGGCCGATGTTCATTTCGACGCGTTAATGGAAGTTCGCCGGCAAGTCGAGGATAGCGGAGTGTACGTTCCGGACGGCGACTATAACTTCCTGCTCTGGACCTTGCTGCCCAAGAACGTCGAGGAGCAATCTTGGCGGAGCATGCCGGCGGGCGACAACTTCGATGCGGTCGCACCAATGCGAAAGGACGGAGGGCAGTATATTGCCTATGCGGCGTTGAACCGGAGCCGCAATGCCGATCCGGGTTTTGATTTGAGTAGTTACGTCACCTTCGGTCCGTCGCTCCGCTACGTCGAAGACACTCCCTTATACTTGTGGCAATTCAATACGTACTGGAGCGACCGCCAGGTGGATTGGCGTTTCCTGGAATACCGGAATGTCGAGATTTGTCATGCGTTCCAACAAGGGGAACTGCCCGACAACGAAGAGAACAGCGAGCAATATTCGTTCCTGCTGGAGAAGGGGTACATCCGCAAGACGGAGGAGGGGTACAAATTCAATGCGGTTTGGATCGACTCTCCGCAAACGTTGGATCGGTTGAACAAGGCAATGCCGGATTTGTCCGCTCTGTATGCGCCTGCTGTCGGCAAGCTCTACGATAAAATGCTCAAACTGTTCCTGCAAAATCAGCCGAAGCATTTGGAGCCGCAGCTTGCTTACATGGTGAGAGGCAATACCGGCGGAGGCCGGCTGGTCGCTTATATTTTGAAGCATTTGATCGATAACGGGAAGTTGAAACCGCCGTTGCCGCACCAGCAGAAGACGATTTCAACCTGGATGGGGCCGGTCAAGTAAGTCGGTTCGGAAATGTATACGAAGAATGGCCGTTCCCGGGTGGTGGCCATTTTTACACAAAACTCTGTCTGTCCAACGAAGTGATTAGGACATCGCTATTGCACCACGGCCCCCTCCTGAACGTATGAAAATGATTAAAAACCACCCATGACGCATGTGCGTCATGGGTAGTTTTTAATCGCAATCGTATCTGCCGGATTTCTCCTTTACCTGACGATTTTTATTCTTTCTTGTCCGCAACCAACCGTGAGAGGCCAGATGCTCCACATACTCAGCAGATCTATTCAGCAAAACTGCCCGTTAGTTCAACGACGGCCGGCTGCCTCGGTGTCTTTAATGAGCCTAACGTTTCCCGTAAAGTGCTACCACTTAATCATTTCATTGATTTTGCTAACGCGACCATTTCCTCTTTAGTCAAATCTCCGCTGTCGAATTCAATGAAAGTACCATTTTGTACCCATCGTAGGTATCCTCCTGGTATATGATTAGCCCATGGTTCAAATCGCCCTTCTATACCGTTTATGTTAATTTTCTCTCCACGTTCATTAAATTTAAAATCCTCGACTATTGTTCTTGTTGTACTTGTTTGGTTACGAACATCGATGTTAGTGACAACTCGGTTTATTTTATAACCAACCGCCTTATGTTCTTCAATTCCAAACAAATATGTCTGTCCTGATTCATCAAAAAAATGAAGTCTAACTTTTGAAACTGATTGACTAAGAACAAGCGGATATGGTTCCTTAATTTCTAACTTATAGCTTTGAGCCGAGTAAGACGGTGTAAGTAGTTTGAAATCCGCAACATATTTTAGCTTGTCCAATTCAACATTTGAAAAAGCTAGCGTAGGTTTAGCTGATGCGATGAGTAGTTCATTGTTGATTCCAACAGACAGCGTAAAGATAAAAATCAATGAAATAATCCGTTTAAACAAGGGCAGTTCCTCCAAATTTTTTGGTAATATTATGTCCTTGTTTAATTCAACTATC carries:
- a CDS encoding AraC family transcriptional regulator translates to MEPTYEKKNAVWLKAPERKTVLHWPEEMRFELPFFGKDDSLLYFSKFWYEKWYTPTQYHDYFEMCYVCEGNGWFILEGIRFPVRAGDIFVTKPGEIHCGGSSDGTAFRVYALAFRFEQFTDLEQGFYKLNVGRICNDHSRSIRQTLDRLFDELIADAPYAHHQVRNLLGVVLVEVLRLYQSQTTDSQGKNRLSPIVLQALGHVHTSEPHIDRTANLARRIGVSRSHLDREFKRQMGVALGEYMRGVWLERAKRALRETDRTVTEIAEQLQFESLQAFCVFFKRHTGVSPHRYRLSPEPINEEKR
- a CDS encoding DUF455 family protein, whose amino-acid sequence is MPRYFSSEQALNKLRLFFSLEYDLLRHAIGYCPLIPRYEDKCRFVRHVYEDLKRARSLRERVQDFGVAFPEKRLDASWTNLVRHLMSAQDADYFIPALYRVIKVEQAEAYRTYLQHTLRLNDAPSVDVFEDHLPALEKQLAWGKQYFEAGDISAAKEQEIERFEDGLREHIRLLGSLYGGNLLPEAASLPDYEEFVTPTEMELEPRFVWRSAERIQDAVYKAEEHPAHHSYTHFTELPVIDLVANIVYDGRHMPFEYIADFIRQCWDEVRHSQMGFSRLRSMGINPYEVPIPVGHYTAYTSTGLLERIAALTQVGEACSFVPKKQWIKMAVDQHDLLTALEHDFDVVDEKNHVKFGSKWMKELISSTGETRDFKTIVADAEWKVREAMNELKKQKGEKWEAELGPRFESCQGTDSPLNLAPNIIIA
- a CDS encoding DinB family protein — encoded protein: MISLGKSTILRYKEFTEWADTLHDVHESIWLQPISEGKASVGEIISHLKNWDTYLITTIIPAIKNDEGMVFPDFDSFNKIAYEHARSGISKDRLLDEFMQTRLHLVEILLADPDVVAKHVTANGVETCPHTGTPYSLLYIIHEFNDHDTHHKNQILTVI
- a CDS encoding class I SAM-dependent methyltransferase, producing MQPFQQNQDSWNTGRAYQAWVNRFGSPSEAAKKLKEEPIKRIGKVIEYMGDVNGKKIANLLGSNGNKAIALALLGANVTVVDFSSENKKYAMELADESGVQIQYILSDVLKLPIDLLTNDFDIVYMEHGILHYFQELRQLFRVVQALLRKGGLLVLQDFHPVTTKLITSKGTTANIRKHKVTGDYFDTTLEEKEVAFSKFLTEVSNDVQKVLLRNWTLGEIITSIASEGLYISTLEELPNQSSVVFDKGIPKTFIIIAEKI
- a CDS encoding IS110 family transposase; the protein is MKFKPQDKQNQLIEKITAQHLVVGIDIAQQTHVARAVNFRGIVIGHPLSFSNDEEGFQNLLSWIRSLQAANDLNAAIVGMEPTGHYWLNVSRWLSERQFEVVLVNPHLVKKNKENRDNTPSKSDKKDALVIADMVKNGYYSFIRNTPEAFEELRVFLSNRDSVVTRLVSAKNQIHRWVDVVFPELRQVFKSLMCTGSLATLRLFPTPEELRKLQPQDIIAGWKSLMKRHSGERKARALIALANSSVGSKQATQAYKLHLKQLLDEYDLASRQLQTVETEIIAVLDRIPFAKSMLAVKGISAISLAGILGEAGDLSGFVHGNALLRHAGLNLAEASSGKWTGQMKISKRGRARLRRFIFMMTMSLVMNNPEFQAMHTHNVQVKKMRKMRSIMKLCGKLARILVGMARRGEVYNPQKTFPMQVAA
- a CDS encoding RNA polymerase sigma factor, with the translated sequence MNSIGKNGKEAAEAIRNYVKPIFGFALNRVKQRAEAEDLAQEIMLQLLKSFSGVRDIRCLEAYVWTVARYTWVNWLKKRAHAPQAIEINGMSELSAAPSREPLDRLLVTEAYRELRREVAFLSDIHRRIVVMHYYDELKIGDVAIALNIPVNTVKWHLSEAKKELRKGMKRMRATGTLSVNPVSMGEMGHSGSAGRLGETNDFLGRALAQNIVYAAYHKARTVHQIAEELGMPPSLLEGEVRHLADYNFLIQTSPGKYQSNTIVWDLFELVVAGHRFWQDCAAEVADVHFDALMEVRRQVEDSGVYVPDGDYNFLLWTLLPKNVEEQSWRSMPAGDNFDAVAPMRKDGGQYIAYAALNRSRNADPGFDLSSYVTFGPSLRYVEDTPLYLWQFNTYWSDRQVDWRFLEYRNVEICHAFQQGELPDNEENSEQYSFLLEKGYIRKTEEGYKFNAVWIDSPQTLDRLNKAMPDLSALYAPAVGKLYDKMLKLFLQNQPKHLEPQLAYMVRGNTGGGRLVAYILKHLIDNGKLKPPLPHQQKTISTWMGPVK
- a CDS encoding DUF4367 domain-containing protein; protein product: MFKRIISLIFIFTLSVGINNELLIASAKPTLAFSNVELDKLKYVADFKLLTPSYSAQSYKLEIKEPYPLVLSQSVSKVRLHFFDESGQTYLFGIEEHKAVGYKINRVVTNIDVRNQTSTTRTIVEDFKFNERGEKININGIEGRFEPWANHIPGGYLRWVQNGTFIEFDSGDLTKEEMVALAKSMK